The Pygocentrus nattereri isolate fPygNat1 chromosome 17, fPygNat1.pri, whole genome shotgun sequence genome window below encodes:
- the LOC108412329 gene encoding sialoadhesin-like isoform X2, translating to MGRLLLLHLIFHGILFSGTWTWSVTMPRSIKGLYGSCLVIPCSYSYDSDPPTNPHRVVWYQYVSRGYPLVYDSWYPGSVIDKFRGKTSLYGSPFWRSCSLLIEHLDQSHHGEKLYAWIDPENVGYRFYDVTSTIYIETSAQPPSIDIYGGNQIGETVTVQCSTYHTCPYRNPTLTLSGIEGTDDSPEHTDIGSGTWKITLIRTGIVTSVNYRVDCVVRHPGGLSASATKTHTATCPIYTPQITPDSSTEFLEGVETDIVCSVMYKCPGDQPYITWNGGQLPGSMLLVPGAQQEARSTLKFTARATDHRKVLTCFVEFKGSVQTVRITLKVKHK from the exons ATGGGAAGACTTCTGCTGCTGCACTTGATTTTTCATG GCATCCTGTTTAGTGGTACTTGGACATGGTCAGTAACAATGCCAAGGAGTATTAAAGGCCTATACGGTTCCTGCTTGGTTATACCATGTAGTTACTCCTACGACTCAGATCCACCTACAAACCCTCATCGAGTCGTGTGGTATCAGTATGTTAGTCGTGGATACCCTTTAGTGTATGATAGTTGGTACCCTGGATCAGTGATTGACAAGTTCAGAGGAAAAACCAGTTTATATGGAAGCCCATTCTGGAGGAGCTGCAGCCTCCTGATTGAGCACCTTGATCAATCCCACCATGGAGAAAAACTTTATGCCTGGATAGACCCGGAAAATGTTGGATACAGATTCTATGATGTTACCAGTACGATTTATATTGAAA CATCAGCACAACCACCCAGCATTGACATTTATGGAGGAAACCAAATTGGGGAAACTGTCACTGTTCAGTGCAGCACATACCACACCTGCCCTTACAGAAATCCCACTCTGACTCTGAGCGGGATAGAAGGAACTGATGACAGCCCAGAACACACAGACATTGGAAGTGGCACCTGGAAAATCACACTGATACGCACAGGGATTGTTACGTCTGTTAATTACAGAGTTGACTGTGTGGTCAGACATCCTGGTGGCCTCTCAGCTTCAGCTACTAAAACACACACTGCGACAT GTCCCATTTACACACCCCAGATTACACCTGATTCCAGCACAGAGTTTCTTGAGGGAGTGGAAACAGACATTGTTTGCTCGGTTATGTACAAGTGCCCCGGAGATCAACCTTACATCACCTGGAATGGTGGACAGTTACCTGGCAGCATGCTTCTTGTACCAGGAGCACAACAGGAAGCTAGATCAACACTAAAATTCACTGCAAGGGCTACTGACCATAGGAAAGTCCTTACCTGCTTCGTAGAATTTAAAGGAAGTGTTCAAACAGTCAGAATTACTTTAAAAGTGAAGCATAAGTAA
- the LOC108412329 gene encoding myelin-associated glycoprotein-like isoform X1, translated as MGRLLLLHLIFHDYFSSFQILVVTFNQNSGILFSGTWTWSVTMPRSIKGLYGSCLVIPCSYSYDSDPPTNPHRVVWYQYVSRGYPLVYDSWYPGSVIDKFRGKTSLYGSPFWRSCSLLIEHLDQSHHGEKLYAWIDPENVGYRFYDVTSTIYIETSAQPPSIDIYGGNQIGETVTVQCSTYHTCPYRNPTLTLSGIEGTDDSPEHTDIGSGTWKITLIRTGIVTSVNYRVDCVVRHPGGLSASATKTHTATCPIYTPQITPDSSTEFLEGVETDIVCSVMYKCPGDQPYITWNGGQLPGSMLLVPGAQQEARSTLKFTARATDHRKVLTCFVEFKGSVQTVRITLKVKHK; from the exons ATGGGAAGACTTCTGCTGCTGCACTTGATTTTTCATG actatttttcttcttttcaaatCCTGGTAGTAACCTTTAATCAAAACAGTG GCATCCTGTTTAGTGGTACTTGGACATGGTCAGTAACAATGCCAAGGAGTATTAAAGGCCTATACGGTTCCTGCTTGGTTATACCATGTAGTTACTCCTACGACTCAGATCCACCTACAAACCCTCATCGAGTCGTGTGGTATCAGTATGTTAGTCGTGGATACCCTTTAGTGTATGATAGTTGGTACCCTGGATCAGTGATTGACAAGTTCAGAGGAAAAACCAGTTTATATGGAAGCCCATTCTGGAGGAGCTGCAGCCTCCTGATTGAGCACCTTGATCAATCCCACCATGGAGAAAAACTTTATGCCTGGATAGACCCGGAAAATGTTGGATACAGATTCTATGATGTTACCAGTACGATTTATATTGAAA CATCAGCACAACCACCCAGCATTGACATTTATGGAGGAAACCAAATTGGGGAAACTGTCACTGTTCAGTGCAGCACATACCACACCTGCCCTTACAGAAATCCCACTCTGACTCTGAGCGGGATAGAAGGAACTGATGACAGCCCAGAACACACAGACATTGGAAGTGGCACCTGGAAAATCACACTGATACGCACAGGGATTGTTACGTCTGTTAATTACAGAGTTGACTGTGTGGTCAGACATCCTGGTGGCCTCTCAGCTTCAGCTACTAAAACACACACTGCGACAT GTCCCATTTACACACCCCAGATTACACCTGATTCCAGCACAGAGTTTCTTGAGGGAGTGGAAACAGACATTGTTTGCTCGGTTATGTACAAGTGCCCCGGAGATCAACCTTACATCACCTGGAATGGTGGACAGTTACCTGGCAGCATGCTTCTTGTACCAGGAGCACAACAGGAAGCTAGATCAACACTAAAATTCACTGCAAGGGCTACTGACCATAGGAAAGTCCTTACCTGCTTCGTAGAATTTAAAGGAAGTGTTCAAACAGTCAGAATTACTTTAAAAGTGAAGCATAAGTAA